ACCGGCGCCTCCCGCATGAGCTTGTCGTACTTGCCCTGCAAATCCGGCCAGTCCGGACGCCCCGCGAGGGCCTTCTCCCAGGCCTCCCGCGCGCCGTTCAGGTTGTTTTTCTGGTAGCGCGCCTCACCGATCAGCGCCAGCGCCTCCACGTTGTCTGGCGCGCGCGAAAGCGCCTCGTCCAGCAGCCCGATCGCCTCGTCCACCCGGCCCAGGCGCAAGGCGTAGGATCCCGCCTGCGCCTTCGGCTCCGGGTTCTCCGGATCCGCTTCGGCCCCGAGCAATACCCGCGCCAGCGCCTCTTCAAACTGCCCCGCATCCGTCAGATCGTTCGCCATCGCCTGGTGGACGCGGCACACATTCCGGCGCAAAGAAGGATTCTGTGGGTCCAGCGCAAGCGCCTTCTCGAAGTGCTCCAGCGCCTCGGGATACCGCTTCGCGCTGAACGCGATGATCCCGAGTTCGTTCAGGCCGCGCGCGGGCTGCGCTTCCGCGCACGCCGCCGCGAGGAACACTAGGAGCAGGGGCAGCATGCGCGCGGTGGAATGGCTCATTGGAGACACCTCCCTACAGCTTCAATCAATCCGGTGGTAAGGAAAGGCTTGTTCAGGACTTCCATTATATTCGGTGGATGGGGGCGTCGAATACGCTCCTGATCCATGACGCCCGTGGCCATGAGCACCGGCATGTCCGGCGCGATCGCGTAGAAATCCGCCGCCAGTTCAAACCCGTTCTTCTCCGGCATGGTGTAGTCCACGATCGCGATCGCGAAGCGGCCGGGATTGGACTCGAAGGAGGCCAGCGCCGCCAGCGGATCGTTGAACACCTCCGGGATATACCCGTAACGCGACAGCACCAACTCCGCAAGCTGCGTGATGGAGACCTCGTCATCGACCACCAGCACCCGCGCCGGACGCGGCGTGGGAGGCGCTTCACCCTCTTGGGGCGCCTCGTCCCGGACCACGGCCCGGCAAACCGGGAACAGCGCGCGAACGGTGGCGCCGTTCCCCGGGCTGCTCTCGATCATCAAGCCACCCTGCATGGACCGCACAATCCCGTGCACGATTGCGAGGCCAAGCCCCGTGCCCTGGCCGACCTCCCGTGTCGTGAAGAACGGGTCGAGCAGCCGGTCGAACAGCTCCGGGGGAATGCCGGCGCCCGTATCCGCAATCTCCAACTGGACATAGTCGCCCGGCTCAATCGGCCCGGAAAGCGTCTCCAGGGGCGTCTCGATTCGGACCGGCGTCAGCGACACCCGCAACACGCCGCCGCCCTTTTCCATTGCGTACATGGCGTTGGTGCACAGGTTCGCGACCAGCTGGTGGATCTGGGTTGCGTTCGCGAGCACCGGCGGGCAGTCCGCCGCGATGGCGCGCTCGATCCGGATCGACGACGGCAGGGCGCTGCGGAGGAATCGCAGCGCGTGTTCGATTTCCGGCCCCAGCGGGATCGGGTCCCGCGCCACGTCGGATTTGCGGCTGAAGGTCAGGATCTGCGCAACCAGGTCCCGCGCCCGCTGGGCCGCGGTCTCGATCTCCCGCAGGCAAAGCGCCACCGTGTCGTCGCGTCCGGCCGGCCCCTGCCGCGCCAAATGCGCGAAGCCCAGGATGGCCTGGAGAATATTGTTGAAGTCATGCGCGATACCCCCCGCCAGCGTTCCCAGCGATTCCATCTTCTGCGCCTGGATCAGCTGCCGCTCGAGATCCAGTTCCCGCGTCACATCCCGCTTGACCGAAACATAGCTCACGACCGCGCCGGCGGCGTCCCGGATCGGCGAAATCGTCGCCTCCTCGGTAAAGAGCTGGCCGTCCTTCCGCCGGTTCACAAATTGGCCCCGCCAGGTTTCGCCCCCCTGAATGTTCTGCCACATCCGTGCGTAGTAATCCGGCGTCTGGCGTCCGCTCTTCAGGATGCGCGTGTTCTGGCCGATCACCTCCTCGCGCGTGTAGCCGGTGCATTCTTCGAAGGCCGGGTTCACATACTCGATGATGCCATCCAGGTCCGTCAGGACGATGGACTCCGCCGCGTGCTCCACCGCCAGCCGGAGACGTTCGCGTTCGATTTCCAGGCGCTTCCGATCCGTGATGTTGCGGATAAGCGCGAGCGCCGCGCGGTCCGCGCCCGGAACGATCCGCGCCTCGTAACTCCGGCGGTCATCCGGCCCGAAGTCCAGATCATATTCGAACACCGTGACCTCGCCACTTTCAAAGGCCGCCGCGATCCGCTCCAGGCAGCGCGCCGCGACAGGCCCCGGGATCAGTTCATCAACCCGTCGCCCGACAATTTCCGCGACGTTTGCGTAAAGCAGGTCATCATTGGACGCAAGCACATCTTCAATCACCCCCGTTGGATCCACACGAAACAGCAGATCGGGAAACGACGCCAGCAGCGACCGGCTCAGCGCCTCGCGCTCGCGCAGCGCGCTCTCGGACGCCCGGAGGCCCTCAAGCGCCTCGAGAAGCGCCCGGTTCTCCGCGGAAAGCGCCTCCGCCTGCCGCCGCACCTCCGCC
This region of Candidatus Hydrogenedentota bacterium genomic DNA includes:
- a CDS encoding PAS domain S-box protein; this encodes MLNLVSRLYPLRAPNWPLAARASLALFLVFGAAPAAIRLADSGAPAVLLAQAGPADEVPLPPPRPILPAVFFAGSAGLLLCGAGVVIVLARRLAEVRRQAEALSAENRALLEALEGLRASESALREREALSRSLLASFPDLLFRVDPTGVIEDVLASNDDLLYANVAEIVGRRVDELIPGPVAARCLERIAAAFESGEVTVFEYDLDFGPDDRRSYEARIVPGADRAALALIRNITDRKRLEIERERLRLAVEHAAESIVLTDLDGIIEYVNPAFEECTGYTREEVIGQNTRILKSGRQTPDYYARMWQNIQGGETWRGQFVNRRKDGQLFTEEATISPIRDAAGAVVSYVSVKRDVTRELDLERQLIQAQKMESLGTLAGGIAHDFNNILQAILGFAHLARQGPAGRDDTVALCLREIETAAQRARDLVAQILTFSRKSDVARDPIPLGPEIEHALRFLRSALPSSIRIERAIAADCPPVLANATQIHQLVANLCTNAMYAMEKGGGVLRVSLTPVRIETPLETLSGPIEPGDYVQLEIADTGAGIPPELFDRLLDPFFTTREVGQGTGLGLAIVHGIVRSMQGGLMIESSPGNGATVRALFPVCRAVVRDEAPQEGEAPPTPRPARVLVVDDEVSITQLAELVLSRYGYIPEVFNDPLAALASFESNPGRFAIAIVDYTMPEKNGFELAADFYAIAPDMPVLMATGVMDQERIRRPHPPNIMEVLNKPFLTTGLIEAVGRCLQ